One genomic segment of Stigmatopora argus isolate UIUO_Sarg chromosome 1, RoL_Sarg_1.0, whole genome shotgun sequence includes these proteins:
- the plaat1l gene encoding phospholipase A and acyltransferase 1 produces MGQSLQKHPPKLFPGDIVEYPRNKYFSHFGIYYGERDGVRYVAHLTSRDSDCKLPLFGRALRSEVKLDPIELIGGKYKVNNMLDNSFPARDFHTVVKQAIDDLMGQEVTFDILFHNSEHQATLFRYGVKKSQQIERIYEHIKPAWEKLLETKKL; encoded by the exons ATGGGCCAG TCTTTGCAGAAACACCCACCCAAGCTTTTCCCTGGAGATATTGTGGAGTATCCGAGGAACAAATACTTCTCTCACTTTGGAATCTACTATGGGGAGAGGGATGGTGTTCGCTATGTGGCTCACCTGACATCTCGAG ATTCCGACTGCAAACTCCCGCTTTTTGGTCGGGCCTTAAGGTCAGAGGTCAAATTGGATCCAATCGAGCTAATTGGGGGGAAGTACAAG GTGAACAACATGCTGGACAACTCCTTCCCGGCCAGAGATTTTCACACTGTTGTTAAACAAGCCATAGATGACTTGAtgggacaggaagtgacctttgACATTTTGTTTCATAACAGTGAGCACCAGGCAACTCTTTTCAGATATGGAGTTAAGAAGTCTCAGCAG ATAGAGAGAATATATGAACACATTAAGCCTGCTTGGGAGAAATTGCTTGAGACGAAGAAGCTGTGA
- the LOC144076180 gene encoding zinc finger protein 513-like isoform X1: protein MIFSSLSITSTGLDFSCFDLLPVELENCGVSCNPGCLVLDGDILLSGDMQFDNSEIMGLDTDSSGETTCLAVFSLCMDEEPAQLTDTVFPPFLSCKDCGQLLCESPQGGAFQLGMRQELKTEVYCVTCEGGARGGKALKFLTESKAERSKSKMVINDELSQKIFSCSLCTFTSRYSNHLKRHMNIHAGEKPHRCPVCPYASSQLVNLQRHTRTHTGEKPYRCHQCNYACSSLGNLRRHQRLHALDRTASHSKDIRRTSKKKVKNEKASSDLTLQVSQESAYLSSESGPLPVLLVPLSCQLCGLALEEADLEGIKMKDGEESNRQACHRCSLDPLVKDATTSPRNTCIPLDSREVGGQLYRCPLCPFLSNFPDHLASHTRIHSVTKPHRCPQCPYSSSHLDNLKRHLRVHTGEKPYQCPSCSYVCGNLANLRRHQRIHSGAKPFHCDICGYSCNQSMNLKRHMLRHTGEKPYACAECQYTTGHLDNYKRHQRKHGQKLANWDGVGWAEPQDSQEHI, encoded by the exons ATGATATTCAGTTCATTGTCGATTACTTCAACTGGATtggatttttcttgttttgatttGCTTCCAGTGGAGCTAGAAAATTGTGGTGTATCGTGCAACCCTGGCTGTCTGGTCCTGGATGGTGACATTCTACTCAGTGGAGATATGCAGTTTGACAACTCTGAAATAATGGGATTGGACACAGATTCTAGTGGGGAAacaacat GTCTGGCGGTGTTTTCTCTCTGTATGGACGAGGAACCGGCACAATTAACAGACACAGTGTTCCCACCCTTCCTCTCATGTAAAGACTGCGGGCAGCTTCTCTGTGAGTCGCCACAGGGAGGCGCCTTTCAACTTG GAATGAGACAAGAGCTCAAAACTGAGGTTTACTGTGTCACCTGTGAAGGGGGTGCACGGGGTGGTAAAGCACTTAAGTTCCTGACTGAATCCAAGGCAGAAAGGAGCAAAAGCAAAATGGTTATAAATGACGAGCTTTCTCAGAAAATCTTCTCCTGCTCCTTGTGCACCTTCACCTCCCGTTACTCCAACCACCTGAAACGGCACATGAACATCCACGCTGGAGAGAAACCACACCGCTGCCCAGTATGCCCCTACGCTTCCTCCCAGCTGGTTAACCTGCAGCgccacacgcgcacacacacaggggAAAAACCATACCGCTGCCATCAGTGCAATTATGCCTGCAGTTCACTTGGCAACCTCCGGCGGCATCAGCGCTTGCATGCGTTGGACCGCACGGCAAGTCATAGCAAGGACATCAGAAGAACCAGtaagaaaaaagtgaaaaacgAAAAAG CTTCCTCAGATCTGACGCTGCAAGTTTCTCAGGAGTCGGCTTACCTGAGCTCTGAGTCGGGGCCACTGCCAGTCCTGCTTGTCCCACTGAGTTGCCAGCTGTGTGGCCTTGCACTGGAGGAGGCTGACCTGGAGGGCATCAAAATGAAAGATGGAGAGGAGAGCAATAGACAG GCATGCCACCGCTGTTCATTGGACCCACTAGTAAAAGATGCCACCACTTCTCCCAGAAATACATGCATACCTCTGGATTCACGTGAAGTTGGTGGCCAGCTCTACCGCTGCCCTCTATGCCCCTTCCTGTCCAATTTCCCCGACCATTTGGCCAGTCACACCCGCATTCACTCTGTCACAAAACCTCACCGCTGTCCACAATGCCCCTACAGCTCCTCCCACTTGGACAACCTCAAGCGTCACCTGCGCGTGCACACGGGCGAGAAGCCATACCAGTGCCCGTCGTGTAGCTACGTGTGTGGCAACCTGGCCAACCTTCGCCGCCACCAGCGCATCCACTCGGGCGCTAAGCCGTTCCATTGTGACATTTGCGGCTACTCGTGCAACCAGAGCATGAATTTGAAGAGACACATGTTGCGACATACTGGTGAGAAACCATATGCTTGTGCAGAGTGCCAGTACACCACAGGCCACTTGGATAATTACAAACGCCATCAGAGGAAACATGGGCAAAAGTTGGCCAACTGGGACGGTGTTGGTTGGGCTGAACCACAGGACAGCCAGGAACACATTTAA
- the LOC144076180 gene encoding zinc finger protein 513-like isoform X2: MPRRKQSNPQPIKLELENCGVSCNPGCLVLDGDILLSGDMQFDNSEIMGLDTDSSGETTCLAVFSLCMDEEPAQLTDTVFPPFLSCKDCGQLLCESPQGGAFQLGMRQELKTEVYCVTCEGGARGGKALKFLTESKAERSKSKMVINDELSQKIFSCSLCTFTSRYSNHLKRHMNIHAGEKPHRCPVCPYASSQLVNLQRHTRTHTGEKPYRCHQCNYACSSLGNLRRHQRLHALDRTASHSKDIRRTSKKKVKNEKASSDLTLQVSQESAYLSSESGPLPVLLVPLSCQLCGLALEEADLEGIKMKDGEESNRQACHRCSLDPLVKDATTSPRNTCIPLDSREVGGQLYRCPLCPFLSNFPDHLASHTRIHSVTKPHRCPQCPYSSSHLDNLKRHLRVHTGEKPYQCPSCSYVCGNLANLRRHQRIHSGAKPFHCDICGYSCNQSMNLKRHMLRHTGEKPYACAECQYTTGHLDNYKRHQRKHGQKLANWDGVGWAEPQDSQEHI, translated from the exons ATGCCGCGGAGGAAACAGTCCAACCCGCAGCCCATCAAGT TGGAGCTAGAAAATTGTGGTGTATCGTGCAACCCTGGCTGTCTGGTCCTGGATGGTGACATTCTACTCAGTGGAGATATGCAGTTTGACAACTCTGAAATAATGGGATTGGACACAGATTCTAGTGGGGAAacaacat GTCTGGCGGTGTTTTCTCTCTGTATGGACGAGGAACCGGCACAATTAACAGACACAGTGTTCCCACCCTTCCTCTCATGTAAAGACTGCGGGCAGCTTCTCTGTGAGTCGCCACAGGGAGGCGCCTTTCAACTTG GAATGAGACAAGAGCTCAAAACTGAGGTTTACTGTGTCACCTGTGAAGGGGGTGCACGGGGTGGTAAAGCACTTAAGTTCCTGACTGAATCCAAGGCAGAAAGGAGCAAAAGCAAAATGGTTATAAATGACGAGCTTTCTCAGAAAATCTTCTCCTGCTCCTTGTGCACCTTCACCTCCCGTTACTCCAACCACCTGAAACGGCACATGAACATCCACGCTGGAGAGAAACCACACCGCTGCCCAGTATGCCCCTACGCTTCCTCCCAGCTGGTTAACCTGCAGCgccacacgcgcacacacacaggggAAAAACCATACCGCTGCCATCAGTGCAATTATGCCTGCAGTTCACTTGGCAACCTCCGGCGGCATCAGCGCTTGCATGCGTTGGACCGCACGGCAAGTCATAGCAAGGACATCAGAAGAACCAGtaagaaaaaagtgaaaaacgAAAAAG CTTCCTCAGATCTGACGCTGCAAGTTTCTCAGGAGTCGGCTTACCTGAGCTCTGAGTCGGGGCCACTGCCAGTCCTGCTTGTCCCACTGAGTTGCCAGCTGTGTGGCCTTGCACTGGAGGAGGCTGACCTGGAGGGCATCAAAATGAAAGATGGAGAGGAGAGCAATAGACAG GCATGCCACCGCTGTTCATTGGACCCACTAGTAAAAGATGCCACCACTTCTCCCAGAAATACATGCATACCTCTGGATTCACGTGAAGTTGGTGGCCAGCTCTACCGCTGCCCTCTATGCCCCTTCCTGTCCAATTTCCCCGACCATTTGGCCAGTCACACCCGCATTCACTCTGTCACAAAACCTCACCGCTGTCCACAATGCCCCTACAGCTCCTCCCACTTGGACAACCTCAAGCGTCACCTGCGCGTGCACACGGGCGAGAAGCCATACCAGTGCCCGTCGTGTAGCTACGTGTGTGGCAACCTGGCCAACCTTCGCCGCCACCAGCGCATCCACTCGGGCGCTAAGCCGTTCCATTGTGACATTTGCGGCTACTCGTGCAACCAGAGCATGAATTTGAAGAGACACATGTTGCGACATACTGGTGAGAAACCATATGCTTGTGCAGAGTGCCAGTACACCACAGGCCACTTGGATAATTACAAACGCCATCAGAGGAAACATGGGCAAAAGTTGGCCAACTGGGACGGTGTTGGTTGGGCTGAACCACAGGACAGCCAGGAACACATTTAA
- the LOC144076180 gene encoding uncharacterized protein LOC144076180 isoform X3: MQFDNSEIMGLDTDSSGETTCLAVFSLCMDEEPAQLTDTVFPPFLSCKDCGQLLCESPQGGAFQLGMRQELKTEVYCVTCEGGARGGKALKFLTESKAERSKSKMVINDELSQKIFSCSLCTFTSRYSNHLKRHMNIHAGEKPHRCPVCPYASSQLVNLQRHTRTHTGEKPYRCHQCNYACSSLGNLRRHQRLHALDRTASHSKDIRRTSKKKVKNEKASSDLTLQVSQESAYLSSESGPLPVLLVPLSCQLCGLALEEADLEGIKMKDGEESNRQACHRCSLDPLVKDATTSPRNTCIPLDSREVGGQLYRCPLCPFLSNFPDHLASHTRIHSVTKPHRCPQCPYSSSHLDNLKRHLRVHTGEKPYQCPSCSYVCGNLANLRRHQRIHSGAKPFHCDICGYSCNQSMNLKRHMLRHTGEKPYACAECQYTTGHLDNYKRHQRKHGQKLANWDGVGWAEPQDSQEHI, translated from the exons ATGCAGTTTGACAACTCTGAAATAATGGGATTGGACACAGATTCTAGTGGGGAAacaacat GTCTGGCGGTGTTTTCTCTCTGTATGGACGAGGAACCGGCACAATTAACAGACACAGTGTTCCCACCCTTCCTCTCATGTAAAGACTGCGGGCAGCTTCTCTGTGAGTCGCCACAGGGAGGCGCCTTTCAACTTG GAATGAGACAAGAGCTCAAAACTGAGGTTTACTGTGTCACCTGTGAAGGGGGTGCACGGGGTGGTAAAGCACTTAAGTTCCTGACTGAATCCAAGGCAGAAAGGAGCAAAAGCAAAATGGTTATAAATGACGAGCTTTCTCAGAAAATCTTCTCCTGCTCCTTGTGCACCTTCACCTCCCGTTACTCCAACCACCTGAAACGGCACATGAACATCCACGCTGGAGAGAAACCACACCGCTGCCCAGTATGCCCCTACGCTTCCTCCCAGCTGGTTAACCTGCAGCgccacacgcgcacacacacaggggAAAAACCATACCGCTGCCATCAGTGCAATTATGCCTGCAGTTCACTTGGCAACCTCCGGCGGCATCAGCGCTTGCATGCGTTGGACCGCACGGCAAGTCATAGCAAGGACATCAGAAGAACCAGtaagaaaaaagtgaaaaacgAAAAAG CTTCCTCAGATCTGACGCTGCAAGTTTCTCAGGAGTCGGCTTACCTGAGCTCTGAGTCGGGGCCACTGCCAGTCCTGCTTGTCCCACTGAGTTGCCAGCTGTGTGGCCTTGCACTGGAGGAGGCTGACCTGGAGGGCATCAAAATGAAAGATGGAGAGGAGAGCAATAGACAG GCATGCCACCGCTGTTCATTGGACCCACTAGTAAAAGATGCCACCACTTCTCCCAGAAATACATGCATACCTCTGGATTCACGTGAAGTTGGTGGCCAGCTCTACCGCTGCCCTCTATGCCCCTTCCTGTCCAATTTCCCCGACCATTTGGCCAGTCACACCCGCATTCACTCTGTCACAAAACCTCACCGCTGTCCACAATGCCCCTACAGCTCCTCCCACTTGGACAACCTCAAGCGTCACCTGCGCGTGCACACGGGCGAGAAGCCATACCAGTGCCCGTCGTGTAGCTACGTGTGTGGCAACCTGGCCAACCTTCGCCGCCACCAGCGCATCCACTCGGGCGCTAAGCCGTTCCATTGTGACATTTGCGGCTACTCGTGCAACCAGAGCATGAATTTGAAGAGACACATGTTGCGACATACTGGTGAGAAACCATATGCTTGTGCAGAGTGCCAGTACACCACAGGCCACTTGGATAATTACAAACGCCATCAGAGGAAACATGGGCAAAAGTTGGCCAACTGGGACGGTGTTGGTTGGGCTGAACCACAGGACAGCCAGGAACACATTTAA
- the styxl2 gene encoding serine/threonine/tyrosine-interacting-like protein 2, whose product MDPTAGGQDFADMASASESDDQTVPNGVDEDSGIQGIQSRYLRCSSPSLSMMSESRFSAISGSDAASIFMEPIHLSSAVAAKKIINEELPPRGVRTESIPESMLETAEQLMVEDLYNRVREMIDDRSPYNTPCVLDIQRAMVQDRLEAPSRPVDEVWPNIFIAEKSVAVNKGRLKRMGITHVLNVAHGTGVYTGEAFYSGIGVQYMGVEVDDFVDADISPHFRPTAEFLDEALLTHKGKVVVVSMMGVSRSAVLVASYLMIFQHMTIMEALTAIRKKRPINPNEGFLKQLRQLNEDLLEERDDDETLSQCSVIDARTRAAIFGEDDETDKDDAQSMMEVKANSIMMEEEEDGTSVMSSVATSVAMEELRSRSGVQEIQPSCGVREKPILPDQVASGEDVEEEDGLDRMIHEWQRRNEQYQSDEWWEAQLNSDNEDGAPPDGDVESVASEDVRALKERLKRRSRRPPSDVASTSSCTSYGDLWKQRLQEIEEEAAARYRKKGDGEGKEDDGKHQQERKKKLDDEMESILSDSSSMYNFCQKNKEKMTPLERWRVKRIHFGWNKKDRDDGEKSSIGDNEKSDGAEASTPAFEDVNLTAYQAWKRRQQRRFGEENMEEILEMSRGEDSAAVKRRQRREEILERSKKTLEESQSLCGWENESCVSGATIPISAFWTSAGVTGAPTVVNDDNMSMISGQSSIRSSASQACSTRSSHASFQPPPIVPVPTVPGPSGEPMVNLASIQNWIANVVSETIKQKQNEMSLPPPSLAGSEVGFGAPSSMIASRVGDDDKASVLSGRSYSSSVSQARGRPESVLSAGSYSGVSSRGSKNKITTTSVPLFSLFQDQVNLGKLDEMDREIKSEMKSKMATYEKKKILEDNKRSTLYKKKKPKEDEDEEEVKSKEEELLEEAKKKKPKPVKTFGLSGCLSLNPALENDKNTSVDDWLKSVRPPPRKTAPSAEEDLYDDLDGSASQFDFSSRRVSCAGEDEDGLTYSGASKYMHPSLEDGITGSSKARSSYNEDYESDVLSSRRKFPYHSERGGRDPHGDDEEEDIAAFIAQTRQRARARAAAEEPDDEVLAAWRAQLEAKKQDES is encoded by the exons ATGGACCCAACTGCCGGGGGCCAAG ATTTTGCCGACATGGCGTCTGCCAGCGAGAGCGATGATCAGACGGTGCCAAACGGAGTGGATGAGGACAGCGGCATCCAGGGGATTCAGTCTCGTTACCTGCGTTGTTCATCACCCAG CCTTTCCATGATGTCAGAGTCCAGGTTTTCCGCCATCTCCGGCTCAGATGCCGCCAGTATTTTCATGGAGCCGATTCACCTATCATCGGCGGTCGCCGCTAAGAAGATCATCAACGAAG AACTGCCGCCTCGGGGTGTCCGCACGGAGTCCATCCCAGAGTCCATGCTTGAAACCGCGGAGCAGTTGATGGTCGAAGACCTCTACAACCGAGTGCGGGAAATGATTGATGACCGTAGTCCTTACAACACTCCGTGTGTGCTGGACATCCAGAGGGCGATGGTTCAGGATCGCCTGGAGGCTCCGAGCAGGCCTGTGGATGAAGTGTGGCCAAACATCTTCATTGCTGAGAA ATCTGTCGCCGTCAACAAGGGCCGGCTGAAGCGAATGGGGATCACACACGTCCTCAACGTTGCACACGGCACGGGCGTCTACACCGGTGAAGCCTTCTATTCTGGAATAGGTGTGCAGTACATGGGTGTCGAAGTGGATGACTTTGTTGATGCTGACATCTCGCCACACTTTCGGCCCACCGCTGAGTTCTTAGACGAGGCTTTGCTGACCCACAAAG GCAAAGTCGTGGTGGTTTCTATGATGGGAGTCAGTCGATCAGCCGTCCTGGTGGCATCCTACCTGATGATTTTCCAGCACATGACCATCATGGAGGCACTGACCGCCATAAGGAAAAAACGGCCTATCAACCCAAACGAGGGTTTTCTCAAACAACTGCGACAGCTCAACGAGGACCTGTTGGAGGAACGGGATGATGACGAAACACTCAGCCAATGTTCCGTTATAGATGCACGCACTCGTGCCGCTATCTTTGGCGAGGATGACGAGACGGATAAGGATGACGCGCAAAGTATGATGGAGGTGAAAGCAAACTCCAttatgatggaggaggaggaggatggcaCCAGTGTAATGAGCAGCGTGGCCACCTCTGTGGCCATGGAGGAGCTCCGTAGCAGATCCGGAGTGCAGGAAATTCAACCGTCATGTGGCGTTCGTGAAAAACCAATCCTCCCCGACCAGGTAGCGAGTGGGGAAGATGTCGAGGAGGAAGACGGTCTTGATAGAATGATCCACGAGTGGCAACGGAGGAACGAGCAGTATCAAAGTGATGAATGGTGGGAGGCGCAACTAAACAGCGACAATGAAGATGGGGCGCCACCAGACGGTGATGTGGAAAGCGTCGCCAGTGAGGATGTTCGGGCCCTCAAGGAACGCTTAAAGCGCCGCAGTAGACGTCCTCCGTCCGACGTCGCGTCCACCTCGAGCTGCACCAGTTATGGTGACCTCTGGAAACAAAGACTGCAAGAGATTGAAGAGGAAGCTGCTGCTCGGTATCGGAAAAAGGGTGACGGTGAAGGCAAAGAAGACGATGGTAAACATCaacaagagagaaagaaaaagttagatgacgagatggagagtaTCCTGTCAGACAGTTCGTCTATGTACAACTTCTGCCAGAAGAACAAGGAAAAGATGACACCCTTGGAGCGGTGGCGGGTCAAAAGGATCCACTTTGGATGGAACAAAAAGGACCGTGACGACGGAGAGAAAAGTTCTATCGGCGATAACGAGAAAAGTGATGGCGCCGAAGCATCGACTCCGGCCTTCGAAGACGTCAACCTGACGGCCTACCAGGCTTGGAAAAGACGGCAGCAGAGGCGATTTGGCGAGGAGAACATGGAAGAGATTCTGGAGATGAGTCGAGGTGAGGACTCCGCTGCCGTCAAGCGGAGGCAACGGCGCGAAGAGATTCTGGAACGTTCGAAAAAGACGTTAGAAGAAAGTCAATCCTTGTGTGGATGGGAGAATGAAAGCTGTGTAAGTGGCGCCACCATTCCTATCTCCGCCTTCTGGACCAGTGCTGGAGTAACCGGAGCGCCCACTGTGGTCAATGACGACAACATGTCAATGATCAGCGGACAATCGTCCATCCGATCATCTGCATCGCAAGCCTGCAGTACCAGATCGTCACACGCTAGTTTCCAGCCTCCCCCCATCGTCCCTGTACCAACCGTCCCAGGTCCCTCCGGAGAACCCATGGTAAACCTCGCCAGCATTCAGAACTGGATCGCTAACGTGGTCTCTGAAACCATCAAACAGAAGCAGAATGAGATGAGCCTACCTCCTCCCTCACTCGCAGGATCGGAGGTTGGCTTTGGCGCCCCGTCCAGTATGATTGCGAGCCGTGTTGGAGATGATGATAAAGCATCCGTGTTGAGCGGACGGTCCTACTCCAGTAGCGTTTCACAGGCTCGTGGCCGCCCGGAGTCCGTTCTCTCTGCCGGCAGTTACAGCGGTGTCAGCTCGCGAGggtctaaaaataaaatcaccacTACCAGCGTCCCTCTCTTCAGCCTTTTCCAAGACCAGGTCAACTTAGGCAAACTGGACGAAATGGACCGAGAGATAAAGTCTGAAATGAAAAGCAAGATGGCGACTTATGAGAAGAAGAAAATCTTGGAAGACAACAAGCGGAGCACTTTGTACAAGAAGAAGAAACCAAAggaggatgaagatgaagaggagGTGAAGAGCAAAGAGGAGGAACTACTTGAAGaagcaaagaagaagaagccgAAACCTGTGAAGACGTTCGGTCTCTCAGGATGTCTGAGCCTAAACCCGGCACTGGAGAACGACAAGAACACCAGTGTTGACGATTGGTTAAAAAGTGTCAGACCTCCTCCCAGGAAAACAGCACCCTCCGCAGAAGAAGATCTTTACGACGACTTGGATGGCTCCGCCTCCCAGTTTGACTTCTCCAGCCGCAGGGTGTCGTGCGCTGGCGAGGATGAGGACGGCCTCACATACAGCGGCGCCTCCAAATACATGCACCCATCTCTTGAAGACGGCATTACCGGCAGCAGTAAAGCCAGGAGCTCATACAACGAGGATTACGAGAGTGACGTGCTGAGCTCCAGGAGAAAATTCCCATATCATTCGGAAAGAGGGGGGCGGGATCCACATGGTGACGATGAAGAAGAAGACATCGCGGCGTTCATTGCCCAAACCAGGCAGAGGGCCAGAGCTCGAGCAGCCGCCGAGGAACCGGACGATGAGGTGCTCGCTGCCTGGAGGGCACAACTGGAAGCCAAAAAGCAAGATGAATCATAA
- the crfa4 gene encoding prolactin receptor — translation MTSIGCNTRQQPDSQSRVGQAAGGDAVTTRPLIYHCRSPNMEVFTCRWHPLTKLTEGEEVNYVLTYSKDKEPKGECPDYKSAGPNSCHFDSSHTAIWNIYCMNVTAITAQQNFTSPEHCFDVADIVQTEAPINLTYQLIKAEGDEIGHDVLLSWVYPRPGDLKYGWITLVYELQYRRVSEPDKWKVKSSMREPQVKLLGLPMDDYVLRVRCRSHNYGIWSDWSQLGMMSIPSQAPAEDKLLVLILVTSACVVVLLAIAVRVSPQCVIVKEYFLPPIPRPRIIGIDSLHLKKGNLEEINHHLNNFHSYFPPSIIDNEVWEPVHLDSIRFTAPKESPGQVTDAFTVPQDLPTGIHHQLSTTYVQSPYCVAPPQGFPPTSWPVTEGSYSTMGQPSAPPPAPSPVSPLQELYSCVQLTDSDGVQLVPCLPPAYCELPQFPKLNSHEKEENEEKMAEYQTRKEDAAVTNESY, via the exons GCGGGGATGCCGTGACAACCAGGCCTCTCATCTACCACTGCCGCTCGCCCAACATGGAGGTGTTCACCTGCAGGTGGCATCCACTCACCAAACTGACGGAAGGGGAGGAGGTCAACTACGTGCTCACCTATTCCAAAGA CAAAGAGCCTAAAGGTGAGTGTCCAGACTACAAGAGCGCTGGTCCCAACAGCTGCCATTTCGACAGCAGCCACACAGCCATATGGAACATCTACTGCATGAACGTCACGGCTATCACGGCGCAACAAAACTTTACGTCGCCAGAGCACTGCTTTGATGTGGCTGACATTG TTCAGACCGAAGCGCCCATCAACCTGACGTATCAACTGATAAAGGCCGAAGGGGACGAGATAGGCCATGACGTACTGCTGTCCTGGGTCTACCCGAGACCCGGCGACCTCAAGTACGGCTGGATCACGCTGGTGTACGAGCTGCAATACAGACGAGTTAGTGAACCCGACAAGTGGAAG GTCAAGAGTTCAATGCGGGAGCCTCAAGTCAAACTGCTGGGCCTTCCCATGGACGACTACGTGCTTCGGGTACGCTGCCGCTCGCACAATTACGGAATCTGGAGCGACTGGAGCCAGCTGGGGATGATGAGCATTCCTTCCCAGGCTCCAGCAG AAGACAAACTGCTGGTGCTAATTCTGGTGACGAGCGCATGCGTCGTGGTGTTGCTTGCTATCGCCGTGCGTGTCTCGCCACAATGTGTCAT AGTGAAAGAATATTTCTTGCCACCTATCCCAAGACCGCGCATTATTGGCATTGACTCACTTCATTTGAAG AAGGGGAATTTAGAAGAAATAAACCACCACCTCAATAATTTCCACAGCTACTTCCCTCCCAGTATCATTGACAATGAAGTTTGGGAACCAGTACACCTCGACAGCATCCGTTTCACCGCGCCCAAAGAGTCACCCGGCCAGGTGACAGATGCCTTCACCGTCCCGCAAGACTTGCCCACTGGTATCCACCATCAACTCTCAACAACGTATGTGCAAAGCCCGTACTGCGTGGCACCTCCTCAGGGCTTCCCGCCAACGTCATGGCCCGTTACAGAGGGAAGTTATAGCACCATGGGGCAGCCAAGTGCACCCCCGCCGGCCCCCTCCCCCGTCAGCCCCCTGCAGGAGCTCTACAGCTGTGTGCAGCTCACAGACAGCGACGGGGTGCAGTTGGTGCCGTGCCTGCCGCCGGCCTACTGCGAGCTCCCGCAATTCCCCAAGTTGAATTCACACGAGAAGGAGGAAAATGAGGAGAAGATGGCCGAGTATCAAACCCGAAAGGAAGATGCGGCTGTAACTAATGAGAGCTACTAA